One window of the Camelina sativa cultivar DH55 chromosome 1, Cs, whole genome shotgun sequence genome contains the following:
- the LOC104706319 gene encoding protein HASTY 1-like isoform X1 — MSCIKSGDVRVLANTSFHFVKNEWSPEIRLHAFKMLQHLVRLRWDELSPPECRDLVNVSVELMSEVANACENWPLKSQSAALVAEIVRRQGPDLWQEIFTLLTSLSAQGPVQAELVLMTLRWLPEDITIHNDDLEGDRRRLLLRGLAQSLPEILPLLYNLLERHFGAAISEAGRQHVDLAKQHANVVIACLNAIVAYADWAPVPDLAKYGFLSGCSFLLSSPDFRLHACEIFKLVCSRKRPSDASTAEFDSAISNLFQILTNVSREFLFRSSSSSSDLDENDYDFAKCMCESMASSGSTNLQCISSDGGVMALYLQQMLGFFQHFKLGLHFEALLFWLSLMRDLLPKPKAATYPTGEGSSTGGVVSSSQVDSEKKKDFLVLLMMISLAVYWMYLSSGCPRKKMFLLVLLFRLGPWNSGVMNLKGREDLARTDQSC, encoded by the exons ATGTCATGT ATAAAATCTGGAGATGTAAGGGTTTTGGCAAATACTTCTTTTCATTTTGTGAAGAATGAGTGGTCTCCTGAAATTCGTCTGCATGCTTTTAAGATGCTTCAG CATCTGGTCAGACTACGATGGGACGAATTAAGTCCTCCGGAGTGCAGGGATCTTGTTAATGTTTCTGTTGAACTAATGTCAGAGGTTGCTAATGCATGCGAGAATTGGCCTCTTAAGAGTCAGTCAGCTGCCCTTGTAGCTGAG ATAGTTAGAAGACAAGGACCTGATCTTTGGCAAGAGATATTTACATTATTGACTTCCTTGTCTGCTCAGGGCCCCGTGCAA GCTGAATTGGTCTTGATGACGCTGAGATGGCTTCCTGAAGATATTACAATTCACAATGACGACTTGGAAG GTGACAGGCGTAGGCTATTGTTGCGGGGACTTGCTCAATCTTTGCCTGAGATTTTGCCTTTATTGTATAAT CTTCTTGAGAGACACTTTGGAGCTGCAATAAGTGAAGCTGGTAGGCAACACGTTGACCTGGCAAAACAGCATGCAAATGTGGTTATAGCTTGCTTGAATGCCATCGTTGCATATGCTGATTGGGCTCCTGTTCCAGACCTTGCCAAATATGGATTTCTTAGTGG GTGCAGCTTCTTACTTTCTTCTCCCGACTTCCGTCTTCATGCTTGTGAGATTTTCAAACTAGTCTGCTCTAG AAAAAGACCCAGTGATGCTTCTACCGCAGAGTTCGATTCTGCAATTAGCAATTTGTTTCAGATCCTGACGAACGTCTCCAGAGAATTTTTATTCAGATCCTCTTCAAGTTCTAGCGATTTAGATGAAAATGATTATGATTTTGCAAAATGCATGTGTGAAAGTATGGCCTCTTCAGGCTCAACTAACTTGCAATGCATCTCTTCTGATGGTGGTGTTATGGCTCTTTACCTTCAGCAG aTGCTTGGCTTCTTCCAACACTTCAAGTTAGGCCTTCACTTCGAGGCACTTCTCTTTTGGCTG TCATTGATGCGGGATTTACTTCCAAAGCCCAAGGCTGCGACTTATCCAACTGGTGAGGGATCATCAACTGGCGGTGTGGTTAGTTCAAGCCAGGTTgatagtgaaaagaaaaaagactttTTAGTCTTATTAATGATGATATCTCTAGCAGTCTACTGGATGTATCTTTCCAGCGGATGTCCAAGAAAGAAAATGTTCCTCCTGGTGTTACTGTTTCGATTGGGCCCCTGGAACTCTGGAGTGATGAATTTGAAGGGAAGGGAGGATTTGGCCCGTACCGATCAAAGCTG CTAG
- the LOC104706319 gene encoding protein HASTY 1-like isoform X2 produces MLQHLVRLRWDELSPPECRDLVNVSVELMSEVANACENWPLKSQSAALVAEIVRRQGPDLWQEIFTLLTSLSAQGPVQAELVLMTLRWLPEDITIHNDDLEGDRRRLLLRGLAQSLPEILPLLYNLLERHFGAAISEAGRQHVDLAKQHANVVIACLNAIVAYADWAPVPDLAKYGFLSGCSFLLSSPDFRLHACEIFKLVCSRKRPSDASTAEFDSAISNLFQILTNVSREFLFRSSSSSSDLDENDYDFAKCMCESMASSGSTNLQCISSDGGVMALYLQQMLGFFQHFKLGLHFEALLFWLSLMRDLLPKPKAATYPTGEGSSTGGVVSSSQVDSEKKKDFLVLLMMISLAVYWMYLSSGCPRKKMFLLVLLFRLGPWNSGVMNLKGREDLARTDQSC; encoded by the exons ATGCTTCAG CATCTGGTCAGACTACGATGGGACGAATTAAGTCCTCCGGAGTGCAGGGATCTTGTTAATGTTTCTGTTGAACTAATGTCAGAGGTTGCTAATGCATGCGAGAATTGGCCTCTTAAGAGTCAGTCAGCTGCCCTTGTAGCTGAG ATAGTTAGAAGACAAGGACCTGATCTTTGGCAAGAGATATTTACATTATTGACTTCCTTGTCTGCTCAGGGCCCCGTGCAA GCTGAATTGGTCTTGATGACGCTGAGATGGCTTCCTGAAGATATTACAATTCACAATGACGACTTGGAAG GTGACAGGCGTAGGCTATTGTTGCGGGGACTTGCTCAATCTTTGCCTGAGATTTTGCCTTTATTGTATAAT CTTCTTGAGAGACACTTTGGAGCTGCAATAAGTGAAGCTGGTAGGCAACACGTTGACCTGGCAAAACAGCATGCAAATGTGGTTATAGCTTGCTTGAATGCCATCGTTGCATATGCTGATTGGGCTCCTGTTCCAGACCTTGCCAAATATGGATTTCTTAGTGG GTGCAGCTTCTTACTTTCTTCTCCCGACTTCCGTCTTCATGCTTGTGAGATTTTCAAACTAGTCTGCTCTAG AAAAAGACCCAGTGATGCTTCTACCGCAGAGTTCGATTCTGCAATTAGCAATTTGTTTCAGATCCTGACGAACGTCTCCAGAGAATTTTTATTCAGATCCTCTTCAAGTTCTAGCGATTTAGATGAAAATGATTATGATTTTGCAAAATGCATGTGTGAAAGTATGGCCTCTTCAGGCTCAACTAACTTGCAATGCATCTCTTCTGATGGTGGTGTTATGGCTCTTTACCTTCAGCAG aTGCTTGGCTTCTTCCAACACTTCAAGTTAGGCCTTCACTTCGAGGCACTTCTCTTTTGGCTG TCATTGATGCGGGATTTACTTCCAAAGCCCAAGGCTGCGACTTATCCAACTGGTGAGGGATCATCAACTGGCGGTGTGGTTAGTTCAAGCCAGGTTgatagtgaaaagaaaaaagactttTTAGTCTTATTAATGATGATATCTCTAGCAGTCTACTGGATGTATCTTTCCAGCGGATGTCCAAGAAAGAAAATGTTCCTCCTGGTGTTACTGTTTCGATTGGGCCCCTGGAACTCTGGAGTGATGAATTTGAAGGGAAGGGAGGATTTGGCCCGTACCGATCAAAGCTG CTAG
- the LOC104706904 gene encoding A-kinase anchor protein 9-like yields MEKSSYEEELTESKRQYLHKSVEKLKADASEIIAYSRRLKGLRKHFETVEDNINRRSGELEFKEKQLQISSLDLDKKSQSFEAEKSKAGDLKKLVEECTEELRSKRNQLSEKQNSSARIQGEIEVRSKQLKQVKSEHVRLCNEVLNIEDRKREVKEETARKAEYLSLILDKIEESSKQLASVDEQLDSQQRRLATRSMELVSTEKKLGCLRESIELSNSDLQLKENKIQLLNNIITDCSKRIDSKSQEVEERQKLIEKQTDELAVLQNQHDTIKQLIQALSEELVAKEKTHKEILETICRSSSEMEVRAKKIRAAEAEATDLNVRSEWFRKEVTGKEKELDLLKNQHDTVKQLIQVLSEELVAKEKTHKEILETICRSSSEMEARAKEIKAAEAEATDLNVRSERFRKEVKGKEKELDLLKNQIESEKKKHIQLTREMEEETDRKKRVLGLTLDKIEGSGKQLATVDAQLVSRRKLLKIRSVELFSAKKKLGYVRKSIKQSISVLERKETMIHTLNNKLSAIDSKSEELEEIIKLIEKHTNELVVLRNQRDSIWQLIQGLSEEFVAKEMELECVVESNNHFKFEIEVNEKRVQSLNSLITISGEQLDMKSKELEEIQRELELSKKRLRNMSTVLVKKEKQAAAAETAPVNEYALTHHEIPAATLSRHEVSSVLRDLPNPAEFVLVELQDHLNVELGFQDAVLRILILSFEELTKIQRPDDPQLQNKATQVATLWKGMIAIEAQKSSLEVLAFLLFIVAYGLKNLINEEEAALLASSIAHYEQAPRLFKSLSLNTEIRKFVKELIKKNQYIPAVRLICLFKLNGELSPSHLLRKEIINLRRSALESRPAESSQAKDKDAGRLRAILELVADYKLEINLPGDLIAKLMIERENAAPQVRCYVEHATSSLNPQAASPNPVSAQRSLNPASAQSSSVNLQVPKPEVKPYLN; encoded by the exons ATGGAGAAGTCTAGTTATGAAGAAGAACTCACTGAGTCAAAGAGACAGTATCTCCACAAATCAGTTGAGAAACTTAAAGCTGATGCTTCTGAAATCATAGCCTACTCCCGTCGATTGAAGGGTTTGCGTAAGCATTTTGAGACTGTTGAAGACAATATCAACAGGAGGTCTGGAGAACTAGAGTTTAAGGAGAAGCAGCTGCAGATTTCGAGCTTAGACCTTGACAAAAAGAGTCAATCTTTTGAAGCAGAAAAGTCTAAAGCTGGTGATTTGAAGAAATTGGTGGAAGAGTGCACTGAAGAACTAAGGTCAAAGAGGAATCAGCTGAGTGAGAAACAGAACTCATCGGCAAGGATTCAGGGAGAGATTGAGGTAAGGAGTAAACAGTTGAAACAGGTCAAGTCTGAGCATGTGAGGCTTTGCAATGAGGTTCTTAATATTGAAGACCGTAAGAGAGAAGTGAAAGAAGAGACAGCTAGAAAGGCAGAATATTTGTCTTTGATTCTTGACAAGATTGAAGAATCTAGCAAGCAGCTTGCGAGCGTAGATGAGCAACTAGATTCGCAACAGAGACGGCTTGCCACTCGGTCAATGGAGCTAGTTTCTACAGAGAAGAAGTTGGGATGTTTGAGGGAATCCATCGAGCTTTCCAATTCTGACCTTCAgctgaaagaaaacaagatacAGTTGCTAAACAATATCATAACGGATTGTAGTAAAAGGATTGACTCGAAATCCCAAGAAGTGGAGGAAAGGCAAAAGTTGATTGAGAAACAGACCGATGAGCTTGCTGTGTTGCAGAATCAGCATGATACTATAAAGCAGCTTATCCAAGCACTATCCGAAGAGCTTGTTGCCAAGGAGAAGACACACAAGGAGATTTTGGAGACTATCTGCAGAAGCTCCTCTGAAATGGAAGTAAGGGCTAAAAAGATTAGAGCAGCAGAGGCTGAAGCAACTGATTTGAATGTAAGATCTGAATGGTTTAGGAAGGAGGTTACAGGTAAAGAAAAGGAACTTGATCTGCTCAAGAATCAACATGATACTGTAAAGCAGCTTATCCAAGTACTATCTGAAGAGCTTGTTGCCAAGGAGAAGACACACAAGGAGATTTTGGAGACTATCTGCAGAAGCTCCTCTGAAATGGAAGCAAGGGCTAAAGAGATTAAAGCAGCAGAGGCTGAAGCTACTGATTTGAATGTAAGATCTGAAAGGTTTAGGAAGGAGGTTAAAGGTAAAGAAAAGGAACTTGATCTGCTCAAGAATCAGATAGAGTCcgagaaaaagaaacacattCAACTAACGCGAGAAATGGAAGAGGAGACGGATAGAAAGAAGAGAGTTTTGGGACTGACTCTTGACAAGATTGAAGGATCGGGAAAACAGCTTGCAACCGTAGATGCGCAACTAGTGTCACGACGGAAACTGCTTAAGATTCGGTCAGTGGAGTTGTTTTCTGCCAAGAAGAAGTTGGGATATGTGAGAAAATCTATCAAGCAATCCATTTCTGTCCTTGAGCGGAAAGAAACGATGATACATACATTGAACAACAAGCTATCAGCTATTGACTCGAAATCTGAAGAATTGGAGGAAATCATAAAGCTGATTGAGAAACATACTAATGAGCTTGTTGTCTTGCGTAATCAGCGTGATTCTATCTGGCAGTTAATCCAGGGACTATCTGAAGAGTTTGTTGCTAAAGAGATGGAGTTGGAATGTGTTGTAGAATCTAACaaccatttcaaatttgagatTGAGGTCAATGAAAAGAGGGTCCAATCATTGAACAGTCTGATAACGATCTCAGGCGAACAGCTTGACATGAAATCTAAAGAGTTGGAGGAAATTCAAAGAGAACTTGAGTTGAGTAAGAAACGGCTGAGAAATATGAGCACTGTTCTTGTTAAGAAAGAGAAGCAGGCAGCTGCAGCAGAAACTGCACCGGTTAATGAGTATGCTCTCACACATCATGAAATCCCAGCAGCTACTCTTTCACGCCATGAAGTGTCCAGTGTTCTTCGAGATTTACCTAATCCAGCAGAATTTGTTCTGGTAGAATTGCAGGACCATCTTAATGTAGAATTGGGTTTTCAAGATGCAGTGCTTCGGATTTTGATTCTTTCGTTTGAGGAGCTCACAAAAATTCAACGACCAGATGATCCTCAACTGCAGAACAAAGCCACACAAGTTGCAACACTGTGGAAAGGGATGATAGCTATCGAAGCTCAAAAATCATCTCTCGAGGTCCTGGCCTTTCTTCTGTTCATTGTGGCATATGGATTAAAGAATTTgatcaatgaagaagaagctgcttTACTTGCTTCGTCTATTGCTCATTACGAACAGGCTCCAAGACTCTTCAAGTCTCTGAGTCTCAATACTGAAATCCGAA aGTTTGTTAAAGAGCTCATCAAGAAAAACCAATATATTCCTGCAGTCCGGCTTATATGTCTGTTTAAGCTTAATGGAGAGTTGTCACCCTCCCATCTCTTAAGGAAAGAGATCATCAATCTAAGACGGTCTGCCCTGGAGAGTAGACCAGCTGAATCCTCTCAG GCTAAAGACAAAGATGCTGGAAGATTGAGAGCTATACTAGAACTTGTGGCAGATTATAAGCTTGAAATCAACCTCCCAGGAGACCTCATCGCCAAGCTCATGATTGAAAGAGAAAATGCAGCTCCTCAAGTTCGTTGCTATGTAGAGCATGCCACCTCCTCATTAAATCCACAAGCTGCTTCTCCTAATCCGGTTTCTGCACAACGTTCTCTTAATCCGGCTTCTGCTCAAAGTTCAAGTGTGAATCTTCAGGTTCCTAAACCTGAGGTTAAACCCTACTTGAACTAG
- the LOC104706992 gene encoding trafficking protein particle complex subunit 6B-like, whose translation MGREVAESCVDTMLMEMVAMYSGRFYANKPELAARRIEAIGYQVGHQLSERYTMERPRFSDHLEAIKFICKDFWSEVFKKQIDNLKTNHRGTFVLQDNKFRWLSRVSIDSSSEKETEDPSTPGESKAAQAVSMYLYFPCGIIRGVLSNLGIPCAVSADISSLPTCSFVIRVKA comes from the exons ATGGGGAGAGAAGTAGCGGAGAGCTGTGTAGACACTATGTTGATGGAGATGGTGGCTATGTACAGTGGTAGATTCTACGCTAACAAGCCGGAACTCGCCGCGAGGAGGATCGAAGCCATTGGTTATCAAGTCGGCCACCAGCTCTCCGagag GTACACTATGGAAAGACCAAGGTTCAGTGACCATTTAGAGGCAATCAAGTTTATCTGCAAAGACTTCTGGTCTGAGGTCTTCAAGAAGCAGATTGATAATTTAAAGACAAATCACCGG GGTACTTTTGTATTGCAAGACAACAAGTTCCGGTGGTTGTCTCGTGTCTCAATTGACTCTTCATCTGAGAAAGAAACCGAAGATCCGTCGACTCCAGGGGAAAGCAAAGCAGCACAAGCGGTGAGCATGTACCTGTATTTCCCATGCGGGATCATAAGAGGTGTCCTCTCCAACTTGGGGATACCTTGTGCTGTCTCTGCAGACATATCAAGCCTTCCCACAT GCTCTTTCGTGATTCGGGTCAAGGCTTGA
- the LOC104707067 gene encoding coiled-coil domain-containing protein SCD2-like isoform X2, translating into MTTMRNARPVHVRNKSTEPGTPSSPMMTSPLMHLHTRSGSNASSAKKAQTKAAAQRLAAVMSNQTGDDEDSDDDLSFDYNASSSGTGSIGLAAGRSHPSRSPVVRNPIARRPQRATPQLADDDNDDDDFSVDVSSTRPSIGLSSGRAMRPQSPVMTKIAPPRRTPPANEDNKNDDDDDDDVVSVDYTIGRPSIGLGSGRAMRPQSSMNKSQPQGRPVMPVHQPADDDNEDDETPYVYTSGIPSVGLAGGRAARSRSPLTKTPPLRHSQALAKSPANGDGDADFDESYTSGMPSIGLAGGRSMRPRTPLSIRTKEQPQTGLPTSSSRSTSYEDSTEPSAISTLTSHPSQTTNQVEQSASARSVVSNKSSQSLSALDQPPSALSSFSGRPIRTVPLMPSSVPISLKPVTPAFQSDTPTNLRKDKRFSMDLGSSGNLRELGSQRSTSALQDEVDMLQEENESLLEKLRLAEDKCDEADARAKQLEKQVEILGEGVTMDARLLSRKEAALQQREAALRVASQNHGGRREDVSALHTEAEIARDEAASSLEQLHEVVSELNSLKTVTKRLILTQEEMEEVVLKRCWLSRYWGLCVRHGIQADIAGAKHEYWSSFAPLPLEIVLSAGKRARDGVSQSNNTKGEREKSLENLQETSGEGNVESMIWVEKGLRELASLKVQEAVAFVMAQNRRSSSSKFFVSDEVKLPMDGQFEAFELSDEEVEDVSFKQAWLSYFWRRAKNHDIESDLAEERLQYWINQGTRSATSQDAVDVERGLMELRKLNIESQLWQKSRKGLDHESNPSHLELSF; encoded by the exons ATGACGACGATGAGAAACGCGAGACCTGTTCACGTTAGGAATAAGAGTACGGAACCAGGAACACCATCTTCGCCTATGATGACGTCTCCTTTGATGCATCTTCATACACGTTCTGGATCCAATGCTTCGAGTGCTAAGAAAGCTCAGACAAAAGCTGCTGCTCAGAGACTTGCGGCTGTCATGTCAAATCAAACAGGGGACGACGAAGACAGTGATGACGATCTTTCCTTTGACTATAATGCTTCCTCCTCCGGTACAGGCAGCATTGGACTCGCTGCTGGAAGATCTCATCCTTCTCGCTCTCCAGTG GTAAGGAACCCTATTGCAAGGCGTCCTCAGAGGGCAACTCCACAGTTagctgatgatgataatgatgatgatgacttttCAGTGGATGTATCCAGCACCAGACCAAGTATTGGACTTTCTAGTGGAAGAGCAATGAGACCTCAGTCTCCTGTGATG ACTAAAATTGCACCCCCGAGACGGACGCCACCAGCTAATGAAGATAATAAGaatgacgacgatgatgatgatgatgttgtttcaGTAGATTATACAATTGGTAGGCCAAGTATTGGGCTTGGAAGTGGGAGGGCAATGCGGCCACAGTCTTCTATG AACAAAAGCCAGCCACAAGGGCGTCCGGTGATGCCAGTTCATCAGCCAGCAGATGACGATAACGAAGATGATGAGACTCCATATGTTTATACAAGTGGCATTCCAAGTGTAGGACTTGCTGGTGGAAGGGCAGCACGGTCACGTTCTCCTCTG ACAAAAACCCCTCCATTGAGGCATTCACAAGCATTAGCTAAGTCACCAGCCAATGGAGACGGTGATGCTGATTTTGATGAGTCGTATACTAGTGGCATGCCAAGCATAGGACTTGCAGGTGGACGTTCAATGAGACCTCGCACTCCTTTG TCAATTCGTACTAAGGAACAACCTCAGACCGGACTTCCAACTTCAAGTAGCCGATCCACATCATACGAGGATTCTACAGAACCTTCAGCTATTTCAACATTGACGAGTCATCCATCTCAGACAACCAACCAAGTGGAGCAATCTGCATCCGCTCGTTCTGTAGTCTCTAACAAATCATCCCAGTCTCTCAGTGCTCTGGATCAACCTCCATCAGCTCTTTCATCTTTTAGTGGTCGTCCAATACGGACAGTTCCTTTAATGCCATCTTCGGTGCCTATATCACTTAAACCAGTGACTCCTGCGTTTCAATCCGACACGCCAACCAATCTTCGAAAAGACAAAAG GTTTTCCATGGATTTGGGAAGCTCTGGCAACTTAAGAGAGTTAGGCAGCCAACGTTCTACTTCAGCTTTGCAAGATGAG GTTGATATGctacaagaagaaaatgaaagtttGTTAGAAAAG CTTCGACTTGCAGAAGATAAGTGTGACGAAGCAGATGCAAGAGCTAAGCAACTTGAGAAACAG GTTGAAATCCTTGGAGAAGGTGTTACTATGGACGCACGTCTTTTAAGCAG AAAGGAGGCAGCTCTACAACAGAGAGAG GCTGCTTTGAGAGTGGCATCACAAAATCATGGAGGAAGGAGGGAAGATGTTTCGGCTCTTCACACAGAAGCTGAG ATCGCTAGGGATGAGGCAGCATCTTCTTTAGAGCAGCTTCATGAAGTTGTATCAGAGCTTAATTCTCTTAAGACCGTGACCAAGAGATTGATATTGACTCAGGAGGAAATG GAAGAGGTTGTTCTGAAGAGGTGTTGGCTTTCACGTTATTGGGGCTTATGCGTTAGACATG GCATTCAAGCGGATATTGCAGGAGCAAAGCATGAATACTGGTCATCATTTGCACCTCTTCCTTTAGAGATTGTTCTGTCGGCAGGAAAAAGAGCAAGGGATGGAGTTTCACAAT CTAACAACACTAAAGGCGAAAGAGAAAAATCATTAGAAAATCTGCAAGAAACTTCTGGGGAAGGAAATGTCGAAAGCATGATTTGGGTTGAGAAAGGTTTGCGGGAGCTGGCTTCACTAAAG GTTCAGGAAGCCGTTGCGTTTGTCATGGCTCAAAATAGACGGAGCTCATCatcaaagttttttgtttcag ACGAAGTGAAACTGCCAATGGATGGTCAATTTGAAGCCTTTG AGTTAAGCGACgaagaagttgaagatgtgAGTTTTAAACAG GCATGGCTTTCATATTTCTGGAGAAGAGCTAAGAACCATGATATTGAATCTGATCTAGCGGAGGAGCGTCTCCAGTATTGGATAAACCAAGGGACTCGATCTGCCACGTCACAAGATGCTGTTGATG TTGAAAGAGGGCTAATGGAGCTGAGGAAGCTGAACATAGAGTCACAGCTCTGGCAAAAATCAAGGAAAGGGCTTGACCATGAATCCAacccttctcatcttgagctttcCTTCTGA
- the LOC104707067 gene encoding coiled-coil domain-containing protein SCD2-like isoform X1 — translation MTTMRNARPVHVRNKSTEPGTPSSPMMTSPLMHLHTRSGSNASSAKKAQTKAAAQRLAAVMSNQTGDDEDSDDDLSFDYNASSSGTGSIGLAAGRSHPSRSPVVRNPIARRPQRATPQLADDDNDDDDFSVDVSSTRPSIGLSSGRAMRPQSPVMTKIAPPRRTPPANEDNKNDDDDDDDVVSVDYTIGRPSIGLGSGRAMRPQSSMNKSQPQGRPVMPVHQPADDDNEDDETPYVYTSGIPSVGLAGGRAARSRSPLTKTPPLRHSQALAKSPANGDGDADFDESYTSGMPSIGLAGGRSMRPRTPLSIRTKEQPQTGLPTSSSRSTSYEDSTEPSAISTLTSHPSQTTNQVEQSASARSVVSNKSSQSLSALDQPPSALSSFSGRPIRTVPLMPSSVPISLKPVTPAFQSDTPTNLRKDKSRFSMDLGSSGNLRELGSQRSTSALQDEVDMLQEENESLLEKLRLAEDKCDEADARAKQLEKQVEILGEGVTMDARLLSRKEAALQQREAALRVASQNHGGRREDVSALHTEAEIARDEAASSLEQLHEVVSELNSLKTVTKRLILTQEEMEEVVLKRCWLSRYWGLCVRHGIQADIAGAKHEYWSSFAPLPLEIVLSAGKRARDGVSQSNNTKGEREKSLENLQETSGEGNVESMIWVEKGLRELASLKVQEAVAFVMAQNRRSSSSKFFVSDEVKLPMDGQFEAFELSDEEVEDVSFKQAWLSYFWRRAKNHDIESDLAEERLQYWINQGTRSATSQDAVDVERGLMELRKLNIESQLWQKSRKGLDHESNPSHLELSF, via the exons ATGACGACGATGAGAAACGCGAGACCTGTTCACGTTAGGAATAAGAGTACGGAACCAGGAACACCATCTTCGCCTATGATGACGTCTCCTTTGATGCATCTTCATACACGTTCTGGATCCAATGCTTCGAGTGCTAAGAAAGCTCAGACAAAAGCTGCTGCTCAGAGACTTGCGGCTGTCATGTCAAATCAAACAGGGGACGACGAAGACAGTGATGACGATCTTTCCTTTGACTATAATGCTTCCTCCTCCGGTACAGGCAGCATTGGACTCGCTGCTGGAAGATCTCATCCTTCTCGCTCTCCAGTG GTAAGGAACCCTATTGCAAGGCGTCCTCAGAGGGCAACTCCACAGTTagctgatgatgataatgatgatgatgacttttCAGTGGATGTATCCAGCACCAGACCAAGTATTGGACTTTCTAGTGGAAGAGCAATGAGACCTCAGTCTCCTGTGATG ACTAAAATTGCACCCCCGAGACGGACGCCACCAGCTAATGAAGATAATAAGaatgacgacgatgatgatgatgatgttgtttcaGTAGATTATACAATTGGTAGGCCAAGTATTGGGCTTGGAAGTGGGAGGGCAATGCGGCCACAGTCTTCTATG AACAAAAGCCAGCCACAAGGGCGTCCGGTGATGCCAGTTCATCAGCCAGCAGATGACGATAACGAAGATGATGAGACTCCATATGTTTATACAAGTGGCATTCCAAGTGTAGGACTTGCTGGTGGAAGGGCAGCACGGTCACGTTCTCCTCTG ACAAAAACCCCTCCATTGAGGCATTCACAAGCATTAGCTAAGTCACCAGCCAATGGAGACGGTGATGCTGATTTTGATGAGTCGTATACTAGTGGCATGCCAAGCATAGGACTTGCAGGTGGACGTTCAATGAGACCTCGCACTCCTTTG TCAATTCGTACTAAGGAACAACCTCAGACCGGACTTCCAACTTCAAGTAGCCGATCCACATCATACGAGGATTCTACAGAACCTTCAGCTATTTCAACATTGACGAGTCATCCATCTCAGACAACCAACCAAGTGGAGCAATCTGCATCCGCTCGTTCTGTAGTCTCTAACAAATCATCCCAGTCTCTCAGTGCTCTGGATCAACCTCCATCAGCTCTTTCATCTTTTAGTGGTCGTCCAATACGGACAGTTCCTTTAATGCCATCTTCGGTGCCTATATCACTTAAACCAGTGACTCCTGCGTTTCAATCCGACACGCCAACCAATCTTCGAAAAGACAAAAG CAGGTTTTCCATGGATTTGGGAAGCTCTGGCAACTTAAGAGAGTTAGGCAGCCAACGTTCTACTTCAGCTTTGCAAGATGAG GTTGATATGctacaagaagaaaatgaaagtttGTTAGAAAAG CTTCGACTTGCAGAAGATAAGTGTGACGAAGCAGATGCAAGAGCTAAGCAACTTGAGAAACAG GTTGAAATCCTTGGAGAAGGTGTTACTATGGACGCACGTCTTTTAAGCAG AAAGGAGGCAGCTCTACAACAGAGAGAG GCTGCTTTGAGAGTGGCATCACAAAATCATGGAGGAAGGAGGGAAGATGTTTCGGCTCTTCACACAGAAGCTGAG ATCGCTAGGGATGAGGCAGCATCTTCTTTAGAGCAGCTTCATGAAGTTGTATCAGAGCTTAATTCTCTTAAGACCGTGACCAAGAGATTGATATTGACTCAGGAGGAAATG GAAGAGGTTGTTCTGAAGAGGTGTTGGCTTTCACGTTATTGGGGCTTATGCGTTAGACATG GCATTCAAGCGGATATTGCAGGAGCAAAGCATGAATACTGGTCATCATTTGCACCTCTTCCTTTAGAGATTGTTCTGTCGGCAGGAAAAAGAGCAAGGGATGGAGTTTCACAAT CTAACAACACTAAAGGCGAAAGAGAAAAATCATTAGAAAATCTGCAAGAAACTTCTGGGGAAGGAAATGTCGAAAGCATGATTTGGGTTGAGAAAGGTTTGCGGGAGCTGGCTTCACTAAAG GTTCAGGAAGCCGTTGCGTTTGTCATGGCTCAAAATAGACGGAGCTCATCatcaaagttttttgtttcag ACGAAGTGAAACTGCCAATGGATGGTCAATTTGAAGCCTTTG AGTTAAGCGACgaagaagttgaagatgtgAGTTTTAAACAG GCATGGCTTTCATATTTCTGGAGAAGAGCTAAGAACCATGATATTGAATCTGATCTAGCGGAGGAGCGTCTCCAGTATTGGATAAACCAAGGGACTCGATCTGCCACGTCACAAGATGCTGTTGATG TTGAAAGAGGGCTAATGGAGCTGAGGAAGCTGAACATAGAGTCACAGCTCTGGCAAAAATCAAGGAAAGGGCTTGACCATGAATCCAacccttctcatcttgagctttcCTTCTGA